The Streptomyces sp. NBC_01244 genome contains a region encoding:
- a CDS encoding FG-GAP-like repeat-containing protein produces the protein MSHTRSRTRWTAAALTIAGTAALMPAGAALAAVGTPAAAGQYTYTAKLYIGDEPNSRACSAVLVHANWVLTATSCFAKTPGAAVVAGKPALKTTARIGTTTLDVVNLEPRSDRDVVLARVSKPVTGITPIKLAAAQPAVNAAVTAAGFGRTKTAWVHTKIQTAAFGVASADATTLALTAKGTDALCQGDSGGPLVNSKGELVGINTRSWQGGCLGTPATETRTGAIASRADGLQAWISKTSFHAPGDMTNDGIGDLAAVWGDGSLYIYPGDKAKGLAGTSIAQLGGTTWGSKQLTAGDFNGDGIADLMSVWTDGTLHLYKGDGKGKITDGVTVAEGGNTWAPVKQFTSGDFTGDGIADVMAVWNDGTLHLYKGKGDGQLESEAKVNTGGSTWGTVKLLPGGDFNGDGIADLMAVWNDGTLHYYPGDGTGQIGDQVPVPLGGTTWGTVRHMTAGDFNADGIADLMAVWTDGSLHLYKGDGKGSITDAVTMFGGTTWKTMIHLT, from the coding sequence ATGTCCCACACACGTTCGCGCACCAGGTGGACGGCCGCGGCTCTGACCATCGCCGGCACCGCCGCGCTCATGCCCGCCGGCGCGGCCCTGGCAGCCGTCGGAACCCCGGCCGCCGCAGGGCAGTACACCTACACCGCCAAGCTCTACATCGGCGACGAGCCCAACAGCCGTGCCTGCTCCGCGGTCCTCGTCCACGCGAACTGGGTCCTGACCGCGACGAGCTGTTTCGCGAAGACCCCCGGCGCGGCGGTCGTGGCGGGAAAGCCGGCGCTGAAGACCACGGCCAGGATCGGCACGACCACGCTCGATGTGGTCAATCTCGAGCCGCGCAGTGACCGTGATGTAGTGCTCGCCAGGGTGTCCAAGCCGGTCACCGGCATCACTCCCATCAAGCTCGCTGCGGCGCAGCCAGCCGTGAACGCGGCGGTGACGGCGGCCGGATTCGGGCGTACAAAGACCGCCTGGGTGCATACCAAGATCCAGACCGCCGCGTTCGGTGTCGCTTCCGCGGATGCCACGACGCTGGCTCTCACGGCCAAGGGCACCGACGCCCTTTGCCAGGGCGACTCCGGCGGCCCGCTGGTGAACAGCAAGGGCGAGCTGGTCGGCATCAACACCCGGTCATGGCAGGGCGGCTGCCTGGGCACCCCCGCCACGGAGACCCGTACCGGCGCCATCGCCTCACGCGCGGACGGCCTCCAGGCCTGGATCAGCAAGACCTCTTTCCACGCGCCGGGCGACATGACCAATGACGGCATCGGTGACCTTGCGGCGGTCTGGGGCGACGGCAGTCTGTACATCTACCCCGGCGACAAGGCCAAGGGTCTGGCCGGCACCAGCATCGCGCAGCTCGGTGGCACCACCTGGGGCTCCAAGCAGCTCACGGCCGGCGACTTCAACGGTGACGGCATCGCCGACCTCATGTCCGTCTGGACCGACGGCACCCTGCACCTGTACAAGGGTGACGGGAAGGGCAAGATCACCGACGGAGTCACCGTCGCCGAGGGCGGCAACACCTGGGCTCCGGTCAAGCAGTTCACGTCGGGCGACTTCACGGGCGACGGGATCGCCGACGTCATGGCCGTCTGGAACGACGGCACCCTGCACCTGTACAAGGGCAAGGGCGACGGCCAGCTCGAGTCCGAGGCCAAGGTGAACACCGGCGGCAGCACCTGGGGCACCGTCAAGCTGCTGCCCGGCGGCGACTTCAACGGCGACGGCATCGCCGACCTCATGGCCGTCTGGAACGACGGCACCCTCCACTACTACCCCGGTGACGGCACCGGCCAGATCGGCGACCAGGTCCCGGTCCCGCTCGGCGGCACCACCTGGGGCACGGTCAGGCACATGACCGCCGGCGACTTCAACGCCGACGGCATCGCCGACCTGATGGCCGTGTGGACCGACGGCAGCCTCCACCTCTACAAGGGCGACGGCAAGGGCAGCATCACGGACGCCGTCACCATGTTCGGCGGAACCACCTGGAAGACCATGATCCACCTCACCTGA